The following are encoded in a window of Nilaparvata lugens isolate BPH chromosome 13, ASM1435652v1, whole genome shotgun sequence genomic DNA:
- the LOC111049622 gene encoding GTP-binding protein Di-Ras2 isoform X1, with translation MSSNVKTMEGPPPPAAETQSGWRSRMPEQSNDYRVVVFGAGGVGKSSLVLRFVKGTFRESYIPTIEDTYRQVISCNKNICTLQITDTTGSHQFPAMQRLSISKGHAFILVYSCTSRQSLEELRPIWEVIRETKGPNELQSIPVMLVGNKCDENENREVPATEGEAEAGRWGCHFMETSAKTNHNVKELFQELLNLEKNRNISLQLEKKGPMKGTKKIREKCCVM, from the exons GTTGGAGGAGCAGAATGCCAGAGCAGAGTAATGACTACAGAGTGGTTGTGTTCGGGGCGGGGGGAGTGGGAAAGAGTTCCCTGGTGCTCAGGTTTGTGAAGGGAACTTTCCGTGAGTCCTACATTCCCACCATAGAGGACACCTATCGACAG GTGATATCATGCAACAAGAACATCTGCACGCTGCAGATCACAGACACAACTGGTTCGCACCAGTTTCCTGCCATGCAGCGGCTGTCCATATCCAAGGGTCACGCCTTCATCCTCGTCTACTCGTGCACGTCACGGCAGTCACTCGAGGAGCTCAGGCCCATCTGGGAG GTGATCCGAGAGACGAAGGGCCCCAACGAGCTGCAGTCAATCCCCGTCATGTTGGTCGGCAACAAATGCGACGAAAACGAGAACCGCGAAGTGCCCGCCACGGAGGGCGAAGCGGAGGCGGGCCGGTGGGGGTGTCACTTCATGGAGACCTCTGCCAAGACCAACCACAACGTCAAGGAACTCTTTCAGGAACTGCTCAACCTCGAGAAGAATCGTAACATCTCGTTGCAACTCGAAAAGAAGGGTCCGATGAAAGGAACTAAGAAAATCAGGGAAAAGTGCTGTGTCATGTAA
- the LOC111049622 gene encoding GTP-binding protein Di-Ras2 isoform X2 — protein sequence MPEQSNDYRVVVFGAGGVGKSSLVLRFVKGTFRESYIPTIEDTYRQVISCNKNICTLQITDTTGSHQFPAMQRLSISKGHAFILVYSCTSRQSLEELRPIWEVIRETKGPNELQSIPVMLVGNKCDENENREVPATEGEAEAGRWGCHFMETSAKTNHNVKELFQELLNLEKNRNISLQLEKKGPMKGTKKIREKCCVM from the exons ATGCCAGAGCAGAGTAATGACTACAGAGTGGTTGTGTTCGGGGCGGGGGGAGTGGGAAAGAGTTCCCTGGTGCTCAGGTTTGTGAAGGGAACTTTCCGTGAGTCCTACATTCCCACCATAGAGGACACCTATCGACAG GTGATATCATGCAACAAGAACATCTGCACGCTGCAGATCACAGACACAACTGGTTCGCACCAGTTTCCTGCCATGCAGCGGCTGTCCATATCCAAGGGTCACGCCTTCATCCTCGTCTACTCGTGCACGTCACGGCAGTCACTCGAGGAGCTCAGGCCCATCTGGGAG GTGATCCGAGAGACGAAGGGCCCCAACGAGCTGCAGTCAATCCCCGTCATGTTGGTCGGCAACAAATGCGACGAAAACGAGAACCGCGAAGTGCCCGCCACGGAGGGCGAAGCGGAGGCGGGCCGGTGGGGGTGTCACTTCATGGAGACCTCTGCCAAGACCAACCACAACGTCAAGGAACTCTTTCAGGAACTGCTCAACCTCGAGAAGAATCGTAACATCTCGTTGCAACTCGAAAAGAAGGGTCCGATGAAAGGAACTAAGAAAATCAGGGAAAAGTGCTGTGTCATGTAA